Proteins from one Leptospira meyeri genomic window:
- a CDS encoding CsgG/HfaB family protein has translation MKLYLACLSLLLSLSFTNCRTMDAAVQYPESGKTDLGISKVAVLLFDIEEAKWGDEFTDAVSLQIAKLLPIKVIEREQLSKVVNEQSFSKTGIIDTQTAVRLGKVLGVDALVFGRGSALKKYDEKGKLIPNLVDTVSLKIVHIESGQVIVNARKKPGADWTLGKLIQYSLGLGLIWSREDILLTTSQYDFVAESLVERIVSELKK, from the coding sequence ATGAAACTATATTTAGCGTGTTTGTCCCTCCTCCTCAGCCTATCGTTTACAAATTGTCGCACCATGGATGCTGCCGTCCAATACCCAGAATCGGGAAAAACGGATTTAGGAATTTCAAAAGTAGCCGTTTTACTTTTTGATATTGAAGAGGCAAAATGGGGAGATGAATTTACCGACGCAGTCTCCTTACAAATCGCAAAACTACTCCCTATCAAAGTGATCGAAAGAGAACAACTCTCCAAAGTGGTAAACGAACAAAGTTTTTCGAAAACCGGAATCATTGATACACAAACAGCCGTTCGATTAGGAAAAGTGCTTGGAGTGGACGCACTGGTTTTCGGCAGAGGATCTGCACTCAAAAAATATGATGAAAAAGGAAAACTCATTCCCAATTTGGTGGATACAGTTTCCCTCAAAATTGTTCATATTGAATCAGGGCAAGTCATTGTCAACGCTCGTAAAAAACCAGGAGCTGATTGGACTCTAGGAAAGTTAATCCAATATAGTCTAGGGCTTGGACTCATTTGGAGTCGTGAGGACATTCTGTTAACCACTAGCCAATATGACTTTGTTGCAGAGAGCCTGGTAGAACGGATTGTTTCAGAACTAAAAAAATAA